The Rhizobiaceae bacterium genome contains the following window.
ATATTGCGGGAGGCAGTGGAGGATGTCGCAAGACGAAAACTGGCGGTCAGAAGCCGCATACGACTATATCGACACTTTGTCGCCGGGTGATCTGGCGTGGGAATTCCTGCGCCGCAACCCCGATTATCGCAAAACCTATCAGGATCTTGTCGCCAGCGGGCGTTTGACCGAAGAGGTAGCGCAGGAGTTCGCCAATCAATGGGGGTTGCGATTTCGCGACCGATCCCGTCAGCTCCAGTCTCATCCAGCCGATCTTCTGGACCCCGCAAAGCGATCCCGC
Protein-coding sequences here:
- a CDS encoding DUF6499 domain-containing protein — its product is MSQDENWRSEAAYDYIDTLSPGDLAWEFLRRNPDYRKTYQDLVASGRLTEEVAQEFANQWGLRFRDRSRQLQSHPADLLDPAKRSRHLAADRESSADRQDWCSR